The following coding sequences are from one Augochlora pura isolate Apur16 chromosome 6, APUR_v2.2.1, whole genome shotgun sequence window:
- the LOC144471444 gene encoding uncharacterized protein LOC144471444, with the protein MHPTAARSNRTPLQPSIPPTSTPSSILHPQQQQQILYGPVVNPMLTLQPCGTGLHPSCVYPGPQRNAGPPNPVPLHVQGKGSRWPPKNKLVRNQQYCQQQQQQQQQQQQQQQQQQQQQQHIQQQLPYSPKPLVLYDQTANNAPLPAPTASFLVASTYAHGSYSGDQYNNSGLALLPQPYYKPPDLQTYCLVQDQQTAQQQQQEQPLHGPYYNISATNTYNLQTVNTHSTFQFSNLSPYGPASFNNQISGPVQPVQSPQIFPKQPANVVIGGPQRDKSVAPSAHEASTAKRGKGKVPNSAACCCIAPVATEGYGEWPFQTIATSASSLFDAKPGNDEANQEAAGASPLEKAGSSVSAKAKEDHYSDESSASFDFTIEAEKMVSALCNTSSNDLAKEESKNGKASSAPLFSGAGDTISNKNAWFADFCGSYNSSSSIAIQTDGPAADGARYPELIRKVVYWGCSEAEAILSTSCKTNPRSGWLKNLSAATRTAITKSSTCFPVFAGNQVFVGDLINALLRISNGWLILDNYLNKQHYPSLDEKYDKELISSFQIWEKHTHELLNQIVQSFLKIGVIGDAADVERKSLASFFPGDVSVHTSCDLFDPSLSGGATRQESNGRKNGQDGPFNVAQSVGSLRNLELYKQEKQAAQTESKLRSKWTVTENLEATNSAKSVLDMFLGHAESGIPASSRLRPRGGSSTAKIESAPQSLNAEFYHLRSKVLTESNQDYSKQWTFKEKKQEHAENAAPSREKPDGTFRVQQQADDGYDNTYAQKCLSRVESSSFLNPSISLESVYFSSNNESESFDPSYSVFPAYSVEYADKNCHQAQAKKSNMDLVYVGKSSTNQLELATVPKDKMTLLSQIEPSTSEKSSEEMTANLSAWFASIRNSDSRQVSFVKLGETKSGSAGNMVPRLPSRQDISKNTIDLGNCIRQLQIDANRQFQTLQNMQSIQSAPWNTYNLINNRVQGPEEYDSSEDGRVYMKPGSYNVPKKRHQRRSARRLDNSVSRNVASGRANSHRNNYAGKDKVFSGQAASAPVSRASIASVASSASNSVNTAVKLPFPATPIVPPPTFSLENSPRILKRSDKMNHALPQDVTWNAACASAKILLEALNVKEDENVGGNEIDSRDRAEEQESIGKGSNVDAAPEPEENQERIEENVPKAVKGDNDGCSGASSYEASEDDSGSTCHFSPSISINEALQSSENKNGFSKMNVKTDSWLIRTLNNASMVKKKRRKNSADPHSSESSNSSMIEDEQSVPVLSLTTSATTVTTTITVKNLQQMSYAAKDGCSPNDRKPSEEVVAGKATYSETVRRSTPVTVSQLEKKEFGKRGKLNIPNSSSTNSAVAPISGRRCPRKESEKSYYLSHNRPRKCPGKKLSKCYETDEPQMEEMTSSKSKCSRNDAAKENAFGLSQSAVTAKQEKKKEYIGCIEFLDGKFSGKASDRGWSVWYSSKRKQSLSPLVLSKLETIHRTVWQMDEAEVFKYPSSGDSGGSQSSTYTIEDYCKVIKSPLFLETVEYKLKNRVYHKVEHAVRDFRRIVYNSKLYHKNDHDRVKTIEALSKRLEELFEEHFASWDFDNISGSPRDVSPVSHRFKLTGKKTVTGRYSNAKRSPSSSIAENV; encoded by the exons ATGCACCCTACAGCTGCACGATCGAATCGAACACCTTTGCAACCGTCGATACCGCCCACGTCCACACCGTCCTCCATTCTACAtccgcagcagcagcaacaaatTCTTTATGGGCCCGTCGTTAATCCAATGTTAACCCTTCAACCATGCGGGACTGGCTTACATCCATCATGCGTCTACCCTGGACCACAACGTAACGCTGGCCCGCCTAATCCTGTTCCTTTGCACGTACAAG GTAAAGGAAGCAGATGGCCACCGAAGAATAAACTCGTACGAAATCAGCAATACTgtcagcagcagcagcaacagcaacaacaacaacaacagcagcagcaacagcaacagcaacagcagcaacacATTCAGCAGCAGTTGCCCTACAGCCCGAAGCCCTTGGTCTTATACGATCAAACGGCAAACAATGCTCCACTTCCGGCGCCGACCGCTTCGTTTTTAGTAGCCTCGACGTACGCGCACGGCTCTTACTCCGGCGATCAGTACAACAACTCCGGCCTGGCCCTGCTACCCCAACCATACTACAAGCCACCGGATCTGCAGACGTATTGCCTGGTGCAGGACCAACAAACCgcgcagcaacagcaacaagAGCAGCCGTTGCACGGCCCCTACTACAACATCTCGGCGACGAACACGTACAACCTGCAAACGGTGAACACGCACTCGACGTTTCAGTTCTCGAATCTGAGCCCGTACGGGCCGGCCAGTTTCAACAATCAAATCTCCGGGCCGGTTCAGCCGGTCCAATCGCCGCAGATCTTCCCAAAGCAGCCGGCGAACGTCGTGATCGGTGGCCCGCAAAGGGACAAGAGCGTTGCCCCGTCCGCGCACGAGGCGTCGACCGCGAAACGCGGCAAGGGCAAGGTCCCTAACAGCGCGGCTTGCTGCTGCATCGCGCCGGTCGCCACCGAAGGCTACGGGGAGTGGCCGTTCCAAACGATCGCCACCTCGGCGAGCAGTCTGTTCGACGCGAAGCCCGGGAACGATGAGGCCAACCAGGAAGCCGCGGGAGCGAGCCCGCTGGAGAAAGCGGGCTCGAGCGTGTCCGCGAAAGCGAAAGAGGATCACTATTCGGACGAGTCGTCGGCCAGCTTCGATTTCACCATCGAGGCCGAGAAAATGGTGTCGGCGCTGTGCAACACGTCCTCGAACGATCTCGCCAAGGAGGAGTCGAAGAACGGCAAGGCCAGCTCGGCGCCTCTGTTCAGCGGCGCCGGGGACACGATCTCGAACAAGAACGCTTGGTTCGCCGACTTCTGCGGCAGCTACAACAGCAGCTCGTCGATAGCGATCCAAACCGACGGGCCAGCCGCGGACGGCGCTCGATACCCCGAATTGATACGAAAGGTGGTGTACTGGGGATGCTCGGAGGCCGAGGCCATCCTTAGCACGAGCTGCAAGACGAACCCCAGGTCCGGCTGGTTGAAGAACCTCTCCGCCGCCACGAGGACTGCCATCACCAAGTCGTCGACCTGCTTCCCCGTGTTCGCCGGGAATCAGGTGTTCGTCGGCGACCTGATCAACGCCTTGTTGCGCATCAGCAACGGCTGGCTGATCCTCGACAACTACTTGAACAAGCAGCACTACCCGAGCCTCGACGAGAAGTACGACAAAGAGCTGATCTCCAGCTTCCAGATCTGGGAGAAGCACACCCACGAGCTGCTCAACCAGATCGTGCAGAGCTTCCTGAAGATCGGGGTGATCGGCGACGCGGCCGACGTCGAGCGGAAATCGTTGGCCAGCTTTTTTCCAGGTGACGTTTCCGTTCACACGAGCTGCGACTTGTTCGACCCGTCGTTGAGCGGGGGCGCGACTCGCCAGGAGTCCAACGGCAGGAAGAACGGGCAGGACGGTCCGTTCAACGTGGCTCAGTCTGTCGGTAGCCTGCGGAATCTAGAGCTGTACAAGCAGGAGAAGCAGGCGGCGCAGACTGAGTCGAAGCTGCGAAGTAAGTGGACTGTTACTGAGAACCTAGAGGCGACGAATAGCGCGAAATCCGTGCTCGATATGTTCCTAGGGCACGCGGAGTCTGGCATTCCGGCGAGCAGCAGGCTCCGACCGCGGGGCGGCTCGTCCACGGCGAAGATCGAGTCCGCGCCGCAATCCCTGAACGCGGAGTTTTACCATCTGAGAAGCAAAGTCCTCACGGAGAGCAACCAAGACTACTCGAAGCAGTGGACGTTCAAGGAGAAGAAACAGGAGCACGCGGAGAACGCGGCTCCGTCGCGCGAGAAACCGGACGGGACCTTTCGGGTCCAGCAGCAGGCGGACGACGGTTACGACAATACTTACGCGCAAAAGTGTTTGTCCAGAGTGGAGTCGTCGTCGTTCCTGAACCCCTCGATCAGCTTGGAGTCGGTCTACTTCAGCTCCAACAACGAGTCCGAGAGCTTCGATCCCAGCTACTCCGTTTTCCCGGCGTACTCGGTGGAGTATGCCGACAAGAACTGCCACCAGGCCCAGGCGAAGAAGAGCAACATGGATCTGGTCTACGTCGGTAAGTCGTCGACGAATCAGCTGGAGCTGGCCACCGTTCCAAAAGACAAGATGACCTTATTGAGTCAGATAGAGCCTAGCACGTCCGAGAAGTCGTCCGAGGAGATGACCGCTAACTTGTCCGCCTGGTTTGCGAGCATACGGAATTCGGACAGTAGGCAAGTGTCCTTCGTGAAGCTCGGTGAGACGAAGTCGGGGAGCGCGGGGAACATGGTGCCACGGCTGCCGTCGCGGCAGGACATCTCGAAGAACACGATTGACCTCGGCAACTGCATCAGGCAGCTGCAGATCGACGCGAACCGACAGTTCCAGACGCTGCAGAACATGCAGAGCATCCAGAGCGCCCCTTGGAACACATACAACCTGATCAACAACCGCGTCCAGGGGCCCGAGGAGTACGACAGCTCCGAAGACGGCAGAGTGTACATGAAGCCGGGCAGCTACAACGTCCCGAAAAAGAGACACCAGCGAAGATCGGCCCGTCGTTTGGACAACTCCGTGTCCCGGAACGTGGCGAGCGGACGCGCCAACAGCCATCGCAACAATTACGCCGGCAAGGACAAGGTGTTCTCCGGTCAGGCGGCGTCGGCGCCCGTGTCGCGTGCCAGTATCGCCTCTGTTGCCAGCAGTGCCAGCAATTCGGTCAACACCGCGGTGAAGCTGCCCTTCCCGGCGACCCCCATCGTGCCACCGCCTACATTTTCCCTGGAGAACTCGCCGAGAATTTTGAAACGTTCCGACAAGATGAACCATGCTCTGCCTCAGGACGTCACCTGGAACGCGGCCTGTGCCTCGGCTAAGATTCTGCTCGAAGCGTTGAACGTGAAAGAGGACGAGAACGTCGGCGGGAACGAGATCGATTCCAGAGATCGTGCCGAGGAGCAAGAAAGCATCGGCAAAGGGAGCAACGTCGACGCTGCACCGGAACCTGAAGAGAATCAAGAGAGAATCGAGGAGAACGTCCCGAAAGCGGTCAAGGGTGACAACGATGGTTGCAGCGGAGCTTCTAGTTACGAGGCGTCCGAGGACGACTCGGGATCGACCTGCCATTTTTCCCCTAGCATAAGCATCAACGAGGCTCTACAAtcatctgaaaataaaaatg GTTTCAGTAAGATGAACGTAAAAACGGACTCGTGGTTAATCAGAACTTTGAACAACGCTAGCATGGTGAAGAAGAAACGGCGAAAGAACAGCGCCGACCCGCACAGCTCCGAGTCGTCGAACAGTTCAATGATAGAAGACGAACAATCCGTTCCCGTTTTATCGTTGACCACGTCCGCGACGACCGTCACGACGACCATAACTGTTAAAAACCTTCAGCAAATGAGCTACGCCGCGAAAGACGGGTGCAGCCCGAACGATCGAAAGCCGTCGGAGGAGGTGGTCGCCGGAAAGGCGACTTACTCCGAAACGGTGCGACGCTCGACACCTGTAACCGTGTCCCAATTAGAGAAGAAGGAGTTCGGCAAAAgaggaaaattgaatatcccgaattcgtcgtcgacgaacaGCGCCGTAGCGCCGATCTCCGGCCGCAGGTGTCCGAGAAAGGAGTCCGAGAAATCGTATTATCTCTCGCACAATAGACCGCGGAAATGTCCCGGGAAAAAGCTGTCGAAATGCTACGAGACCGACGAGCCGCAGATGGAGGAAATGACGAGCAGCAAGTCGAAATGTTCCCGGAACGACGCGGCGAAGGAGAACGCGTTCGGCCTGTCGCAATCCGCGGTTACGGCGAAacaggagaagaagaaggaataTATCGGATGCATCGAGTTTTTGGATGGGAAATTCAGCGGCAAGGCTAGCGATCGAGGCTGGTCGGTGTGGTACAGCTCGAAAAGGAAGCAGAGTCTCAGCCCTTTGGTGCTGAGCAAACTGGAAACGATACATCGGACGGTTTGGCAAATGGACGAGGCGGAAGTCTTCAAGTACCCGTCTTCCGGAGACAGCGGCGGCAGCCAGTCCTCTACGTACACA ATCGAGGACTACTGTAAGGTCATCAAAAGCCCATTGTTTCTTGAAACGGTCGAATACAAGCTGAAGAATCGCGTCTACCACAAGGTGGAGCATGCGGTTCGAGACTTTCGTCGTATCGTTTACAATTCAAAATTGTATCACAAG AATGACCATGATCGAGTTAAAACGATCGAGGCGTTATCAAAGAGACTGGAAGAGCTATTCGAAGAACATTTCGCCAGTTGGGACTTCGATAACATTAGCGGCAGTCCAAGGGATGTTTCGCCGGTGTCTCATCGATTCAAGCTGACCGGGAAGAAGACTGTAACCGGACGATACAGCAACGCGAAGAGAAGTCCGTCTTCCTCGATCGCTGAAAACGTTTAG
- the Reps gene encoding RALBP1 associated Eps domain containing isoform X1 — MDWNSIAMANLHLTIPEHQYYEDIFGYCCENTDSESVPGIKVIELLQSANLPGLVTMEILYICCGADAQCFATHLGKKQFYGLLKLVAAHQAGFNIHKNLITMPLDGITLPKFTWPTSGDKNDRRITSESTTESESEEESPRESGGSTDSPTPTNSVIQDRNNDISSKAIIHSVIEDWPGLSDELRQLLGTEEESSERHSSDEGDGDAKNSEFPPEVWIITDEQCEYYTTQFSKLQLDSDGLLHGHIARTFFQRSRLPQKELSHIWRLADITRDGALSLEEFLVAMHLVVLRRHNVPLPHVLPLPLLNPLLRQKTERPLIPSNPTTQKIVSNNTNKTIKNNKVREWTKFVDSPAGTSSSLTIPGLQLVNFDFQKSDVEKDPKILHPVPLRLTPEAAILASGANGNNNSCTTLGDDDLQHTATALLQRPLIKKPSALNEEGIIVTPKKEPPPPPPPRPYRTHARSSSLDLNKLGKNGQSFLGAPPLIPPRISPGITSPRKLVGQKSEGEGQKTLSDNQNFVADFSHFSPKSELPENPSLETITPQPQQFTGVCGAFHIYRKPSPKREGGEEDTPKDEVEESKKLTLQELREKNTELRLVCEELTRELASALQERINLRAKLLLLT, encoded by the exons ATGGATTGGAACTCGATCGCGATGGCAAACCTTCACTTAACGATCCCCGAGCACCAGTACTACGAAGACATTTTTGGTTATTGTTGCGAAAACACTGACAGCGAGAGTGTGCCGGGGATCAAAGTCATCGAGCTGTTACAGTCGGCGAATTTGCCAGGTCTTGTCACGATGGAG ATACTGTATATTTGCTGTGGAGCCGATGCACAATGCTTTGCGACACATCTtggaaagaaacaattttatgggTTATTGAAACTTGTGGCAGCTCACCAAGCAGGATTTAATATTCACAAAAACTTAATTACCATGCCATTGGATGGCATAACTCTGCCAAAATTTACTTGGCCAACATCGGGAGACAAAAATGATAGGAGAATTACTTCTGAAAGTACCACAGAAAGTGAAAGCGAGGAGGAATCTCCAAGAGAAAGTGGTGGTAGTACTGATTCACCCACACCTACAAACAGTGTAATACAAGATAGGAATAATGATATAAGTAGTAAAGCGATAATACACTCTGTTATTGAGGATTGGCCAGGATTGTCCGACGAGTTAAGACAATTATTAGGTACAGAAGAAGAAAGTTCAGAACGCCATAGCAGCGATGAAGGTGATGGTGATGCAAAAAATTCGGAATTTCCACCAGAGGTGTGGATAATTACTGATGAACAATGTGAATATTACACTACTCAATTTTCAAAGCTGCAATTAGATTCTGATGGACTTTTGCATGGTCACATTGCcagaacattttttcaaagatCTAGACTTCCTCAGAAAGAACTAAGTCACATTTGGCGGCTGGCAGATATAACTAGAGATGGGGCATTGAGTTTAGAAGAATTTCTTGTAGCTATGCATTTGGTTGTATTACGAAGACATAATGTGCCTCTACCTCATGTTTTACCGTTACCTTTATTAAATCCATTGTTGAGGCAGAAAACTGAACGACCGCTAATTCCATCAAATCCAACTActcaaaaaattgtatctaataataccaataaaactataaaaaacaataaagtcAGAGAATGGACGAAGTTTGTAGACTCGCCGGCTGGAACTAGTAGTTCTCTTACCATACCAGGTTTGCAGTTAGTAAATTTTGATTTCCAAAAGTCTGACGTTGAAAAGGATCCCAAAATTTTACATCCTGTACCATTACGCTTAACACCTGAGGCAGCTATCCTTGCATCTGGAGcaaatggtaataataatagttgcACTACATTAGGAGATGATGATCTCCAACATACTGCGACAGCATTGCTCCAACGACCTTTAATAAAAAAGCCATCCGCCCTTAACGAAGAAGGGATCATTGTAACTCCAAAGAaggagccgccgccgccaccaccgcccAGGCCATATAGAACACATGCAAGAAGCTCTAGTCTCGATCTTAATAAATTAG GGAAAAATGGTCAAAGTTTCCTTGGAGCACCTCCATTAATACCACCTAGAATCTCACCTGGAATT ACTTCACCTCGAAAGTTGGTTGGGCAAAAGAGTGAGGGAGAGGGACAAAAAACTTTAAGTgataatcaaaattttgtcGCTGATTTTTCTCACTTTTCTCCAAAGAGCGAACTACCTGAAAATCCATCTTTGGAAACCATTACTCCTCAACCACAACAATTTACTGGTGTTTGTGGTGCATTCcatatttatagaaaaccAAGTCCAA AACGAGAAGGAGGTGAAGAAGACACTCCCAAGGATGAAGTGGAAGAATCAAAAAAGCTAACACTACAAGAGTTGCGAGAAAAGAACACGGAGTTGCGATTAGTCTGCGAGGAATTGACACGGGAGCTAGCTAGCGCACTCCAGGAACGTATAAACCTCCGTGCAaaacttttacttttaacATGA
- the Reps gene encoding RALBP1 associated Eps domain containing isoform X2, which produces MDWNSIAMANLHLTIPEHQYYEDIFGYCCENTDSESVPGIKVIELLQSANLPGLVTMEILYICCGADAQCFATHLGKKQFYGLLKLVAAHQAGFNIHKNLITMPLDGITLPKFTWPTSGDKNDRRITSESTTESESEEESPRESGGSTDSPTPTNSVIQDRNNDISSKAIIHSVIEDWPGLSDELRQLLGTEEESSERHSSDEGDGDAKNSEFPPEVWIITDEQCEYYTTQFSKLQLDSDGLLHGHIARTFFQRSRLPQKELSHIWRLADITRDGALSLEEFLVAMHLVVLRRHNVPLPHVLPLPLLNPLLRQKTERPLIPSNPTTQKIVSNNTNKTIKNNKVREWTKFVDSPAGTSSSLTIPGLQLVNFDFQKSDVEKDPKILHPVPLRLTPEAAILASGANGNNNSCTTLGDDDLQHTATALLQRPLIKKPSALNEEGIIVTPKKEPPPPPPPRPYRTHARSSSLDLNKLGKNGQSFLGAPPLIPPRISPGISELPENPSLETITPQPQQFTGVCGAFHIYRKPSPKREGGEEDTPKDEVEESKKLTLQELREKNTELRLVCEELTRELASALQERINLRAKLLLLT; this is translated from the exons ATGGATTGGAACTCGATCGCGATGGCAAACCTTCACTTAACGATCCCCGAGCACCAGTACTACGAAGACATTTTTGGTTATTGTTGCGAAAACACTGACAGCGAGAGTGTGCCGGGGATCAAAGTCATCGAGCTGTTACAGTCGGCGAATTTGCCAGGTCTTGTCACGATGGAG ATACTGTATATTTGCTGTGGAGCCGATGCACAATGCTTTGCGACACATCTtggaaagaaacaattttatgggTTATTGAAACTTGTGGCAGCTCACCAAGCAGGATTTAATATTCACAAAAACTTAATTACCATGCCATTGGATGGCATAACTCTGCCAAAATTTACTTGGCCAACATCGGGAGACAAAAATGATAGGAGAATTACTTCTGAAAGTACCACAGAAAGTGAAAGCGAGGAGGAATCTCCAAGAGAAAGTGGTGGTAGTACTGATTCACCCACACCTACAAACAGTGTAATACAAGATAGGAATAATGATATAAGTAGTAAAGCGATAATACACTCTGTTATTGAGGATTGGCCAGGATTGTCCGACGAGTTAAGACAATTATTAGGTACAGAAGAAGAAAGTTCAGAACGCCATAGCAGCGATGAAGGTGATGGTGATGCAAAAAATTCGGAATTTCCACCAGAGGTGTGGATAATTACTGATGAACAATGTGAATATTACACTACTCAATTTTCAAAGCTGCAATTAGATTCTGATGGACTTTTGCATGGTCACATTGCcagaacattttttcaaagatCTAGACTTCCTCAGAAAGAACTAAGTCACATTTGGCGGCTGGCAGATATAACTAGAGATGGGGCATTGAGTTTAGAAGAATTTCTTGTAGCTATGCATTTGGTTGTATTACGAAGACATAATGTGCCTCTACCTCATGTTTTACCGTTACCTTTATTAAATCCATTGTTGAGGCAGAAAACTGAACGACCGCTAATTCCATCAAATCCAACTActcaaaaaattgtatctaataataccaataaaactataaaaaacaataaagtcAGAGAATGGACGAAGTTTGTAGACTCGCCGGCTGGAACTAGTAGTTCTCTTACCATACCAGGTTTGCAGTTAGTAAATTTTGATTTCCAAAAGTCTGACGTTGAAAAGGATCCCAAAATTTTACATCCTGTACCATTACGCTTAACACCTGAGGCAGCTATCCTTGCATCTGGAGcaaatggtaataataatagttgcACTACATTAGGAGATGATGATCTCCAACATACTGCGACAGCATTGCTCCAACGACCTTTAATAAAAAAGCCATCCGCCCTTAACGAAGAAGGGATCATTGTAACTCCAAAGAaggagccgccgccgccaccaccgcccAGGCCATATAGAACACATGCAAGAAGCTCTAGTCTCGATCTTAATAAATTAG GGAAAAATGGTCAAAGTTTCCTTGGAGCACCTCCATTAATACCACCTAGAATCTCACCTGGAATT AGCGAACTACCTGAAAATCCATCTTTGGAAACCATTACTCCTCAACCACAACAATTTACTGGTGTTTGTGGTGCATTCcatatttatagaaaaccAAGTCCAA AACGAGAAGGAGGTGAAGAAGACACTCCCAAGGATGAAGTGGAAGAATCAAAAAAGCTAACACTACAAGAGTTGCGAGAAAAGAACACGGAGTTGCGATTAGTCTGCGAGGAATTGACACGGGAGCTAGCTAGCGCACTCCAGGAACGTATAAACCTCCGTGCAaaacttttacttttaacATGA
- the LOC144471764 gene encoding glyceraldehyde-3-phosphate dehydrogenase 2 has translation MSKIGINGFGRIGRLVLRASIERGAQVVAINDPFIGLDYMVYMFKYDSTHGKFKGEIKAQDGCLVVNGNKIAVFSEREPKSIPWGKAGAEYVVESTGVFTTIEKASAHLEGGAKKVIISAPSADAPMFVVGVNLEAYDPSAKVISNASCTTNCLAPLAKVINDNFEIVEGLMTTVHAITATQKTVDGPSGKLWRDGRGAAQNIIPAATGAAKAVGKVIPALNGKLTGMAFRVPVHNVSVVDLTVRLAKPASYDAIKAKVKEAAEGPMKGILGYTEDEVVSSDFIGDNHSSIFDAKAGISLNDNFVKLISWYDNEYGYSNRVVDLIKYIQTKDN, from the exons ATGAGTAAAATTGGAATCAACGGATTTGGCCGTATTGGCCGCCTTGTGCTCAGAGCTTCCATCGAACGCGGAGCTCAG GTTGTGGCCATTAACGACCCGTTCATTGGTCTGGACTACATGGTGTACATGTTCAAATATGACTCCACCCACGGTAAATTCAAGGGAGAAATCAAAGCCCAAGATGGTTGCTTAGTTGTTAACGGCAATAAAATTGCCGTATTCAGCGAACGCGAACCAAAATCCATTCCATGGGGAAAAGCTGGTGCTGAATATGTTGTTGAATCCACTGGTGTCTTCACAACCATAGAAAAAGCTTCG gcTCATTTGGAAGGTGGTGCCAAGAAGGTCATCATTTCTGCACCATCAGCTGATGCACCTATGTTTGTTGTCGGTGTTAACTTGGAAGCTTATGACCCATCTGCCAAGGTTATTTCCAATGCCTCTTGCACCACCAACTGCTTGGCTCCTCTTGCTAAGGTCATTAATGACAACTTCGAAATTGTTGAAGGTCTTATGACTACTGTACATGCTATTACTGCTACCCAAAAAACTGTTGATGGACCATCTGGCAAG CTGTGGCGAGATGGACGTGGTGCTGCACAAAACATTATTCCTGCTGCAACTGGTGCAGCTAAAGCTGTTGGCAAAGTCATTCCAGCTTTGAATGGAAAACTGACCGGTATGGCTTTCCGTGTACCAGTGCACAATGTGTCTGTCGTTGATTTGACGGTCAGACTCGCCAAACCCGCATCCTACGATGCCATCAAGGCTAAGGTTAAGGAGGCCGCCGAAGGTCCCATGAAGGGCATCCTTGGTTACACGGAGGATGAAGTAGTTTCATCTGACTTCATTGGTGATAACCACTCCAGTATTTTCGACGCTAAAGCTGGTATTTCGTTGAACGATAACTTCGTTAAACTGATTTCGTGGTATGACAACGAATACGGGTACTCCAACCGCGTAGTAGACTTGATTAAGTACATTCAAACGAAAGATAACTAA